A region from the Nesterenkonia lacusekhoensis genome encodes:
- a CDS encoding DNA primase family protein — MEDARRAGHSVLKQAGLRMLHKVNNGIVLENRRRDSFDMKYDLLMLAGGTWPDYETTYDGGQRKLTIDEALRKAGARMPKLKPIENLDEAMTARILMKMETIIKIDLAGQGEHHTAPLAIYNAASGLYVTDEGQIRSKLTSLNPGLSGRQPDSAMERLRDLAPLTQRTRAARYIPVNNGIFDHQKQELLDFSPEFVFLTKSPVDYVADAQSPVITQPDGTTWDFDSWIESLSDDEGIPQLLWEGLSAVMRPGVRYDQALMPYSPKGRNGKGTYCQVARNLKGEKGYASLPISRFDKPFALTPLMHADAIITDENPVGVFSRELDVFKSVITGDVFTLERKHKDPYNARFEGVMIQCLNDLPKSSDKSASLTRRQLFVPFNKSFTGVENKAIKQDYLTRPDVLQYVLRRCLEMTHTEFSNPPACQEVMARFKQENNPVVEFWHELKDRFVWDMLPIAFLYDLYKAWFGQSNPSGTVVNKTEFKNRIVDAAEAEGWKFKTGAVRPGKRMAAPEHLIHEFSLEGWMNPKAKGSADLNKKCAPVLKREYYGALIRDGAAASDDAED; from the coding sequence ATGGAGGACGCTCGTCGTGCGGGCCACAGCGTGCTCAAGCAGGCTGGCCTGCGGATGCTCCACAAGGTCAACAATGGCATCGTCCTCGAGAACCGCCGCAGGGACTCATTCGACATGAAGTACGACTTGCTGATGCTTGCCGGTGGTACGTGGCCCGATTACGAGACCACTTACGACGGGGGGCAGAGGAAGCTGACTATAGATGAGGCCCTCCGGAAGGCCGGCGCCAGGATGCCGAAGCTGAAGCCCATCGAGAACCTCGACGAGGCGATGACAGCGAGGATCCTGATGAAGATGGAGACCATCATCAAGATCGACCTCGCTGGGCAGGGTGAGCATCACACTGCACCGCTGGCGATCTACAACGCTGCGTCCGGCCTGTACGTCACGGACGAAGGGCAGATCCGTTCGAAGCTGACCAGCCTGAACCCGGGCCTCAGCGGCAGGCAGCCAGACTCGGCGATGGAGCGTCTGCGTGATCTCGCTCCCCTGACGCAGCGGACCCGTGCGGCCCGCTATATCCCGGTGAACAACGGGATCTTCGACCACCAGAAGCAGGAGCTGCTGGACTTCAGCCCCGAGTTCGTGTTCCTCACGAAGTCGCCGGTGGACTACGTCGCTGACGCTCAGAGCCCGGTCATCACTCAGCCCGACGGCACCACCTGGGACTTCGACTCCTGGATCGAGTCCCTGTCGGATGATGAGGGCATCCCCCAGCTGCTGTGGGAAGGCCTCTCGGCTGTGATGCGTCCAGGCGTGAGGTACGACCAGGCGCTGATGCCCTACTCGCCGAAGGGGCGGAACGGAAAGGGCACCTACTGCCAGGTGGCCCGGAACCTGAAGGGCGAGAAGGGCTACGCGAGCCTGCCGATCAGCAGGTTCGACAAGCCATTCGCTCTGACGCCGCTGATGCACGCCGACGCGATCATCACCGATGAGAACCCCGTCGGGGTGTTCTCCCGGGAGCTGGATGTCTTCAAGTCGGTCATCACCGGCGATGTCTTCACCCTGGAGCGCAAGCACAAGGACCCTTACAACGCGAGGTTCGAGGGCGTGATGATCCAGTGCCTGAACGACCTGCCGAAGTCGAGTGACAAGTCGGCCTCGCTGACGCGGCGCCAGCTGTTCGTGCCGTTCAACAAGTCCTTCACGGGCGTGGAGAACAAGGCCATCAAGCAGGACTACCTCACCCGGCCTGACGTGCTCCAGTACGTACTGCGGCGCTGCCTGGAGATGACCCACACAGAGTTCTCCAATCCGCCGGCGTGCCAGGAGGTCATGGCTCGGTTCAAGCAGGAGAACAACCCGGTCGTGGAGTTCTGGCACGAGCTGAAGGACCGGTTCGTCTGGGACATGCTGCCGATCGCCTTCCTCTACGACCTCTACAAGGCTTGGTTCGGGCAGTCGAACCCCTCGGGCACGGTGGTCAACAAGACGGAGTTCAAGAACCGGATCGTCGATGCTGCTGAGGCTGAGGGCTGGAAGTTCAAGACTGGCGCAGTGCGACCGGGCAAGCGGATGGCAGCCCCGGAGCACCTGATCCACGAGTTCAGCCTCGAAGGCTGGATGAATCCGAAGGCGAAGGGCTCGGCAGACCTGAACAAGAAGTGCGCGCCAGTCCTGAAGCGGGAGTACTACGGGGCGCTGATCCGTGATGGTGCTGCGGCTTCTGATGATGCGGAGGACTGA